In a single window of the Micrococcaceae bacterium Sec5.7 genome:
- the pyk gene encoding pyruvate kinase, which yields MRRAKIVATFGPAIASFENTLAVLEAGVDVARMNMSHGDYTVHDITYENVRKAAAQLSKPVAIMADLQGPKIRLGRFVDGPHALAVGDIFTITTEDVPGTQEICSTTLKTLTQDVNVGDALLIDDGKVALRAIEVDAVKVVAQVTVGGMVSNNKGINLPGVAVNVPALSEKDEDDLRWAMRRGVDLVALSFVRDATDIKRVHEIMDEEGRRVPVIAKIEKPQAVEQLHEIIDAFDAIMVARGDLGVELPLEEVPIVQKRAIELARRWAKPVIVATQVLESMIDNPRPTRAEASDCANAVLDGADAVMLSGETSVGKFPIETVKVMARIIESTEVHGLERVPPLGTKPKTRGGAITRAAVEIADQLDAKYICTFTQSGDSARRLSRLRPIKPVFAFTPVEHVWNQLALTWGIQPVLVPMVGHTDEMTAQVDRSLLDMKLVDDGDLVVIAAGSPPGKAGSTNSLKVHKVGDLADTSRLGESTGNKEKLGPWPEKKKRN from the coding sequence ATGAGACGCGCAAAAATTGTGGCCACCTTCGGACCGGCAATCGCCAGCTTTGAGAACACCCTCGCGGTGCTTGAAGCCGGCGTCGACGTTGCCCGGATGAACATGAGCCACGGCGACTACACCGTGCACGACATCACCTATGAGAACGTCCGCAAGGCTGCGGCGCAGCTCAGTAAGCCTGTGGCAATCATGGCTGACCTCCAGGGACCCAAGATCCGACTCGGCCGGTTCGTTGATGGTCCGCATGCGCTGGCTGTCGGCGACATCTTCACCATCACCACCGAAGACGTGCCCGGCACGCAGGAAATCTGCTCCACCACGCTCAAGACCCTCACCCAGGACGTCAACGTCGGTGACGCCCTGCTGATTGATGACGGCAAGGTCGCTTTGCGTGCCATCGAGGTGGATGCCGTCAAGGTGGTCGCCCAGGTGACTGTCGGCGGCATGGTTTCCAACAACAAGGGCATCAACCTGCCCGGCGTTGCGGTGAACGTACCGGCACTGAGCGAAAAGGACGAGGACGATCTCCGCTGGGCCATGCGCCGTGGCGTTGACCTCGTGGCGCTGTCTTTCGTCCGTGACGCAACGGACATCAAGCGCGTCCACGAAATCATGGATGAAGAAGGCCGCCGTGTGCCGGTGATCGCCAAGATCGAAAAGCCGCAGGCCGTGGAGCAACTGCACGAAATCATCGACGCCTTCGACGCCATCATGGTGGCCCGCGGCGATCTCGGCGTTGAGCTTCCGCTGGAGGAAGTGCCGATCGTCCAGAAGCGCGCCATCGAACTGGCACGCCGCTGGGCCAAGCCGGTCATCGTGGCCACCCAGGTGCTCGAATCGATGATCGACAATCCTCGCCCCACCCGCGCCGAGGCTTCGGACTGCGCCAACGCAGTGCTCGACGGTGCCGATGCAGTGATGCTGTCAGGCGAGACCAGCGTGGGCAAGTTCCCGATCGAGACGGTCAAGGTTATGGCCCGGATCATCGAGTCCACCGAAGTACACGGCCTCGAGCGCGTTCCTCCCTTGGGCACCAAGCCCAAGACCCGCGGTGGCGCCATCACCCGTGCCGCCGTCGAAATCGCCGATCAGCTGGATGCAAAGTACATCTGTACTTTCACCCAGTCAGGTGACTCTGCCCGCCGCCTGTCCCGTCTGCGCCCCATCAAGCCGGTATTCGCATTCACTCCGGTGGAGCACGTCTGGAACCAGTTGGCTTTGACCTGGGGCATCCAGCCGGTGCTGGTCCCGATGGTGGGCCATACGGATGAAATGACAGCACAGGTTGACCGCAGCCTTCTGGACATGAAGCTGGTGGACGACGGCGACCTCGTGGTTATCGCCGCCGGTTCCCCTCCCGGAAAGGCCGGCTCCACCAACTCGCTCAAGGTCCACAAGGTGGGCGACCTAGCCGATACTTCGCGCCTGGGCGAGTCAACCGGAAACAAGGAAAAACTTGGTCCGTGGCCGGAAAAGAAGAAGAGGAACTAG
- a CDS encoding response regulator, which translates to MSEQTESNPTSKPARRVIVAEDETLIRLDIIEILRGEGYDVVGEADNGEKAVQLAEELKPDLVLMDVKMPVMDGISAAEKIVKARIAPVVLLTAFSQKELVERARDAGAMAYVVKPFTPADLIPALEIALSRHEEIKALESEVTDLQEQFATRKLVERAKSLLTTKMGLTEPEAFRWIQKTSMDRRLSMREVAETIINQVN; encoded by the coding sequence GTGTCAGAACAGACGGAGTCAAACCCCACGTCCAAGCCGGCGCGCCGCGTAATTGTCGCGGAGGACGAAACCCTTATCCGCCTGGACATCATCGAGATCCTCCGGGGCGAAGGCTATGACGTCGTGGGCGAAGCAGACAACGGCGAGAAGGCTGTCCAGCTGGCCGAGGAGCTCAAGCCTGACCTGGTGCTCATGGACGTCAAGATGCCCGTGATGGACGGCATCTCAGCCGCGGAGAAGATCGTCAAAGCACGCATCGCCCCCGTGGTGCTGCTGACGGCCTTCAGCCAGAAGGAACTCGTTGAACGCGCCCGCGATGCCGGTGCCATGGCCTACGTGGTCAAGCCCTTCACCCCGGCCGATCTCATCCCGGCCCTGGAGATTGCCTTGTCCCGCCATGAGGAAATCAAGGCCCTCGAAAGTGAAGTGACGGACCTGCAGGAACAGTTCGCCACCCGCAAGCTCGTGGAGCGCGCCAAGAGCCTCCTCACCACCAAGATGGGCCTCACAGAGCCGGAAGCGTTCCGGTGGATCCAGAAGACCTCCATGGACCGCCGCCTCAGCATGCGCGAAGTCGCCGAGACCATCATCAACCAGGTCAACTAG